A DNA window from Gigantopelta aegis isolate Gae_Host chromosome 4, Gae_host_genome, whole genome shotgun sequence contains the following coding sequences:
- the LOC121370710 gene encoding uncharacterized protein LOC121370710, translating into MPSTRSANTPSRRTSSRRTPAKSPKIQSTKHKASKSDNSNGSKSCTDVSTDISMGTKPTAGKVSAVTTRRRRSENSDVETPVPVKRSKQQCGAEIQTTPAKQQSACVSSNSKPFPVVDEDRKTQNDDDNIPTNVNNKDALGNVDDKNDSSKNSLRGLKKNSVDEVQVSTEAPEIQNKDQSMSSSVDAEVGKYTKRGRPANQACLKEQTISNVGETSINKPENQLEAKSAGSAEVKPEDISSVNKTSPVVDFSPRRSGRAMVPNRRYLEIEDHMEKKKTKKGTGSRKTLQKEPKTSPDSSSKSHIPRTGNAVVNEQKQKTENTEHLQVPKSTVTIGDNNKGKISQVVWDNKATGNVGTLQFSKHKDVNVSVCSLNFKKTSDVVSSKETVPSNTSDKTERLSCAILESSVLSPVVGKQIIDAKSIPQSQTDSEISVAEEEKINKLEVSSNSSLPTSVLITDSSSMSTTSRQTAGLVSSKTNKGKEKNNQTISQNVVANKVITSQTCVVVSKDVEADEPDTGDSVSIPAARVATSTNTCSRGDNLQSTLQRSVVNEDKKGDVRPSGSPKAAVMMKRPIVHVRRSSGSRPPREIQTQTIYKVNLDGTSTRTVIILDRDDISTKGKSLLKPQSSKNSVDLQREYVEKKEKELASTGEPKGSQTDEKSSGDLADLAASVLKEVSAESSRTINLVENSSAGGNQGLPTTPGKIQKATTRQNIPDVSDHLTPFIKIISFQSDDHVDELSPQNTGDDNVQIVEPSSISERRDPRVLKMDARTKRAVASILSLESGITFSSPPSTTEETTNSSYQERLTGVMTTSTDACTDKSVVLPISQTSSSETLTIQSFGEDTSKPISRESSQMNMTAEASNKTAPDPANPSDGVEQENNSDFTALWSDILETNAVTSGSISETGSGDQSKSKYVTSSTQTPIEPAEEKIIVPSVYKSSVIDVSHIKKECVDEDDGGGKNKQTLVVVRLPEGAVVTQPVVQTRYKYDDAPFLDENYLDIFRCKICCYETKKKANWYKHKQKHLGLRPHACDQCQYRAATASNLKRHLAIHADIRNFMCQICGMYFRQKIHLERHIKYKHEVKQVKCPLCEYVCANENPDLKVHIKRKHFTGELMESSLKAFTCSECNLIALSKKDLRQHMKFHKQGPELKLFCEHCSFVTDCDSRLRRHMFIHTKEKPFQCGMCEYRGSQKEHVLRHMRNVHDIEIHRRQRKQAANNQLIEGGQISMAALSKLIDRNDYTCRDKIFACNHCSMKFSKLLNLYKHLYTQHENIMPPQKDDEFGCVVCEFQTNTKKNLLVHMRKHNMHDHNPPSHVYSCVLCRYQNPKRRNLFQHMKKKHHIEIVMKEDGTTSCFIEDSSTLPDDLDQNLMTVGDIVTTTTSNFDSEGDESEYKNVISIQNFASLVAPQPTAINDGEGNLIIDTEISSIQDIQTSHTDAAEAIEGLQALSQQTRVSGVVEVMGSDDQTVTLLDQPTVVMNESRGIEEFSQEEKQSIQLTADQLVNLSSGDYVEINGEVYKVEISAENKQHGISAENIELEEVSCVD; encoded by the exons ATGCCATCTACCAGAAGCGCGAACACCCCATCACGGAGAACATCTAGTCGAAGAACTCCGGCTAAATCACCAAAAATACAAAGTACTAAACACAAAGCTTCAAAATCTGACAACAGTAATGGTAGCAAATCATGTACAGACGTTTCTACTGATATTTCAATGGGTACTAAACCTACAGCTGGAAAAGTGTCGGCTGTCACAACACGCAGAAGACGGTCCGAGAACAGTGATGTTGAGACTCCTGTCCCTGTGAAACGAAGCAAGCAGCAGTGTGGTGCAGAAATACAAACAACCCCTGCTAAACAACAGTCTGCTTGTGTATCATCAAACAGCAAGCCATTTCCGGTTGTCGATGAGGACCGTAAAACCCAAAATGATGACGACAATAttccaacaaatgttaataataagGATGCTTTAGGAAATGTTGATGATAAGAATGATTCAAGTAAAAACAGTTTGAGAGGGTTGAAAAAGAACAGTGTTGATGAAGTACAAGTATCCACAGAAGCGCCAGAGATACAGAACAAAGATCAAAGTATGTCCAGTTCTGTTGATGCTGAAGTTGGTAAATACACAAAAAGAGGACGACCAGCAAATCAAGCATGCTTGAAAGAGCAGACGATATCGAATGTTGGTGAAACCTcgataaataaaccagaaaatcAACTTGAAGCAAAGAGTGCTGGTTCTGcag AAGTGAAGCCTGAAGATATTTCTTCTGTCAATAAGACAAGTCCAGTGGTTGACTTCTCACCAAGAAGAAGTGGTAGAGCTATGGTACCAAACAGACGATATCTGGAAATTGAAGACCACAtggaaaagaagaaaacaaagaaag GAACCGGTTCAAGAAAGACATTACAAAAGGAACCTAAAACTAGTCCTGATAGTTCAAGCAAGTCACACATTCCAAG AACTGGGAATGCTGTGGTAAATGAACAGAAGCAGAAGACGGAAAACACTGAGCATTTGCAAGTGCCCAAGAGTACTGTAACCATTGGCGACAACAACAAAGGAAAGATTAGTCAAGTTGTATGGGATAACAAAGCAACAGGAAATGTTGGAACCCTACAGTTCAGCAAACACAAAGATGTGAACGTATCCGTCTGtagtttgaattttaaaaagacaagTGATGTTGTGTCTTCTAAAGAAACAGTTCCTTCAAATACTTCAGATAAGACTGAACGTTTGAGTTGTGCAATATTGGAAAGCTCGGTTCTTTCACCAGTTGTAGGTAAGCAGATCATTGATGCAAAAAGTATTCCTCAAAGTCAGACTGACAGTGAGATCAGTGttgcagaagaagaaaaaataaataaactggaAGTAAGTTCTAATTCATCCTTACCTACCTCAGTTCTCATCACTGACAGTTCATCAATGTCGACTACCTCACGTCAAACAGCTGGACTCGTATCCTCAAAAACTAAcaaagggaaagaaaaaaataatcagaCCATCTCCCAAAATGTAGTCGCGAACAAAGTAATCACATCACAAACCTGTGTGGTGGTCTCAAAAGATGTGGAAGCTGATGAGCCTGACACAGGTGATTCAGTTTCGATTCCAGCAGCCAGGGTTGCAACATCCACCAACACGTGCAGTAGAGGAGATAATTTGCAGTCAACCTTACAGAGATCTGTGGTCAATGAGGACAAAAAGGGTGACGTGAGACCTTCTGGTTCCCCAAAGGCAGCAGTGATGATGAAGAGACCAATAGTCCATGTTAGACGTTCATCGGGATCTAGACCACCTCGTGAGATTCAGACACAGACCATCTACAAAGTGAATCTAGATGGGACTTCAACACGAACTGTCATCATCTTGGATCGAGATGACATTTCAACCAAGGGGAAATCACTCCTCAAACCTCAAAGTTCCAAAAACAGTGTAGATTTGCAGAGGGAGTATGTTGAGAAAAAGGAGAAAGAATTGGCCAGCACCGGAGAACCAAAAGGATCTCAAACAG atGAGAAATCTTCAGGTGATTTAGCTGATTTGGCTGCATCTGTACTGAAGGAAGTGTCTGCAGAGAGTAGCAGAACAATTAATTTGGTTGAGAATTCTTCTGCTGGTGGTAATCAAGGTTTGCCAACTACTCCAGGGAAAATACAAAAAGCCACAACAAGACAAAATATCCCGGACGTGTCTGATCACTTGACTCcgtttattaaaatcatttcttTTCAGTCTGATGATCATGTGGATGAATTGTCACCACAAAATACTGGTGATGATAATGTGCAAATTGTTGAACCGAGTTCCATCTCAGAAAGACGGGATCCGCGCGTGTTGAAGATGGATGCTCGAACGAAAAGAGCCGTGGCTTCAATTCTTTCCCTGGAATCGGGGATTACATTTTCCTCTCCGCCTAGTACCACTGAAGAAACAACTAACAGCAGCTACCAAGAGAGACTCACTGGCGTTATGACCACATCGACGGATGCCTGTACAGATAAATCGGTTGTCTTACCCATCAGTCAAACATCGTCTTCAGAAACACTGACCATTCAGTCCTTTGGTGAAGATACCAGCAAGCCTATTTCTCGCGAATCGTCGCAGATGAACATGACAGCTGAAGCTTCGAACAAAACTGCTCCAGATCCTGCCAACCCATCAGACGGCgtggaacaagaaaacaattctGATTTTACAGCTCTGTGGTCGGATATCTTGGAAACGAATGCCGTCACGTCTGGCAGTATCTCGGAGACCGGTAGTGGAGACCAGAGCAagtcaaagtatgtgacatcTTCCACGCAGACGCCCATCGAGCCAGCAGAGGAGAAGATAATCGTGCCCAGTGTCTACAAGTCATCGGTGATCGATGTCAGCCACATTAAGAAGGAGTGCGTGGACGAGGATGACGGGGGagggaaaaacaaacaaacacttgtTGTTGTTCGGCTCCCAGAGGGCGCGGTTGTCACACAGCCGGTGGTGCAGACACGCTACAAATACGAT GATGCACCATTCCTTGATGAGAATTATTTGGACATTTTCAGATGTAAGATATGCTGCTATGAGACCAAAAAGAAGGCAAACTGGTACAAGCACAAACAGAAACATTTAG GCCTGCGACCTCATGCGTGTGACCAGTGTCAGTATCGGGCAGCAACAGCAAGCAACCTGAAGCGCCACCTGGCAATCCATGCCGACATCCGTAACTTCATGTGTCAGATCTGTGGGATGTACTTCAGACAGAAGATCCATCTTGAGAGACACATCAAATATAAACATGAG GTGAAACAGGTAAAATGCCCATTGTGTGAATATGTCTGTGCCAATGAAAACCCTGACCTGAAGGTTCACATAAAGCGGAAACATTTCACAGGCGAACTCATGGAATCATCACTGAAGGCGTTCACCTGTTCCGAATGCAATCTGATCGCTCTGTCCAAGAAGGACCTGAGGCAGCACATGAAGTTCCACAAACAAGGGCCGGAGCTGAAGCTTTTCTGTGAACACTGCAGCTTCGTCACGGACTGTGACAGCCGCTTGCGTCGTCACATGTTCATTCACACCAAGGAGAAGCCATTCCAGTGTGGAATGTGTGAATACAGGGGATCACAGAAAGAGCACGTGTTGAGACACATGAGAAATGTGCACGATATCGAAATACACAGGCGGCAGCGGAAGCAGGCGGCGAATAACCAGCTTATCGAAGGAGGACAAATTTCCATGGCTGCCCTCTCTAAGCTGATTGATCGCAATGATTACACATGCAGGGACAAGATCTTCGCCTGCAATCACTGCTCCATGAAGTTCTCCAAGTTGTTGAACCTGTACAAACACCTGTACACCCAGCACGAGAACATCATGCCACCGCAGAAGGACGACGAATTTGGCTGCGTGGTGTGCGAGTTCCAGACCAACACGAAGAAGAATTTACTGGTGCACATGCGCAAACACAACATGCACGACCACAACCCACCATCCCACGTCTACTCGTGTGTGCTGTGTCGGTACCAGAATCCCAAGCGGCGGAACCTCTTCCAGCACATGAAGAAGAAACACCACATCGAGATCGTCATGAAGGAAGACGGAACGACCAGCTGCTTCATTGAAGATTCGTCCACCCTTCCGGATGATCTCGACCAAAACCTGATGACGGTTGGCGACATTGTCACGACAACGACATCAAATTTTGACAGTGAAGGGGACGAAAGTGAGTACAAAAACGTCATCAGCATCCAGAACTTTGCCTCGTTGGTGGCGCCACAGCCGACAGCTATCAACGATGGAGAAGGAAATTTGATCATTGATACTGAGATCTCGTCCATTCAGGATATTCAGACTAGTCACACCGATGCTGCTGAAGCCATTGAAGGACTCCAGGCACTCTCGCAGCAGACGCGAGTCTCCGGGGTTGTCGAGGTCATGGGAAGTGATGATCAGACTGTCACCCTGCTGGATCAGCCAACTGTCGTGATGAACGAAAGTAGAGGCATTGAGGAATTCTCTCAGGAGGAGAAACAGAGCATTCAGCTGACCGCAGATCAGCTAGTTAACCTGTCGTCTGGGGACTACGTGGAAATTAATGGTGAGGTGTATAAAGTGGAAATATCGGCAGAAAATAAACAGCATGGAATTTCTGCGGAAAATATTGAACTGGAAGAAGTGTCCTGTGTGGACTGA